Genomic window (Salvelinus alpinus chromosome 13, SLU_Salpinus.1, whole genome shotgun sequence):
GTTGGTTAGACAAAAGCGCAAGTCAGATTCATCTAGGAGTGGTGGGGAATAACTTCTCATATCCTCATATCACAGTCACAAAGCCGCCAAGCTAAACCTCAATAACCCCATACTTCTCTCTGAACATGGGTAAGTGGTCATCTAATGAGTCTTTCATATTTTCTATTAATATCTTAAAAGTTAGTCTGTGGAATATGATTAATCTACTTTTGAAATATAATTTTTCTGAGAAGTTTTGTGTTCCTTCACTGGAGAATAATATGAAGCCTTCATTAATATTGTGATAATTACTGGTTTTATTGCAAGTTGGTTGTATTATATGATTGTCTGATAATATTATGATGTCCACTTGTGGGTACCTCATGGGTTATTCATATTATAACACAACATTGGTAATATCGCAACATTGGAAGCGTAGGCAGGATTGATAGAATTTGATTCCAGGTAACACATAGATAAAGGAATACATATGTTTTATTACTAGTATTGTAGACTAAACAGTCAGTTTTGAACGTTTTGATCAGCCAAGCGTATTGATACTCGTTACTCTTCATTTTAATTGACATTTCTTGAACATAAAACATGTTATTCAAATAAATTCAATATAATCATATCAATTATGTTCAAATGTTAATCAAACCACCTCCCTCACACAGCTTATATCTGTGAAACATTTTCTGAAAGGTGGCTTGAACTAATTAGGGTTCAGATAGACAGATGACCAGCGTAGGCAGCACAGAGGTCATGCAAGGTCGATCGTGTCAAAGGCTCTCACACTCCCACACTGTGCAGGGCATAATTAGCAAATTTGCATGAAATCCTTTGTTACACGCCTTCCATCTGACTCTGGAGCCAAGTTTACGCCGGCTATTCTGCCATCACTACTATTCCGTCAAAAAAAATACTTTCTCTGCACAAAAGTTAATTCAGATTTAGTATGCCGTAAAGACTTGGTTTGGTATGATCCTTCAATGCATTCCGGTAATATCTGTGCTGTGATTTTATTCATGGGTTATCATGGCACATTTGTCATTCTAACTGGCGTTTCAGAGCACAGCTGAAGAGGGGGTGTCTGTAGCCTATATAGTTTCCAGAGACTCAAACAACCTCCAAGCTGTTGCTGTTTTTATTTAAATGACAGTTTGTTTAATTTATATCCTCTGTTCATTCCTACCCACTAAAATCACACAAACCTTAAGATTACAGGAATGTTTAGTCTGCGTGGAACATTTGCCGCAGCTCAATCATTTATTATGTATGATCATGACACTGTTTGCCCTTCCCGAATGGGCTTTATAGATCATACAACTTTAATGAGCaacattgttgttgttgtgaagatATTTCAGTTCCAGCTCCCATTTATTGTGCTTCCTCCCACCCTTGAACACTTGAACTGCGGTCCCCACCCCCTGCTGACATAGAAACTCATTCAGCGCCATGGTACCAGTCCCAGCCAGCTGTAGCCGGAGGCTGGCCTGGGCGCATAGTACTGACATTGCCAGTGATACTGTGAGAATCCTGGTGGTGGAGAAACCCCCCTGACCCCCGCCCCACCCACCCAGATGCTCATGGCTTGTTTATTAgattgttggtgtgtgtgtggtggtgctaGTGTGGTCTTTGTTTGTTTGACATCACTGGCCTTTGTTCTCCTCCACTCCTAGCTAAGACAAAAGGCATTGTGTCTCCTGCCACAAAGACAGGCTCTCTCTCAAGGCCCCTGGAACCCATCCTTCAGtgccctctcctttctctcctctctctcctctctctcccctccctcctctcctggtGACGCCTGTGGTGGATGGCAGTTGGTGGTGAAAGAGGGATGAACTCTGGAGAGTAGAGGGGCTGAGCTGTGAGGCGTTGGCTGGAGCTGAGGAGCTTTTACACACGGATGAAACCATTGCAGACAGAGCAGTTTTTTGGTTAAAATATCCTGCAGCTGAGCCTTTAGCATCACCGGTTCATAAACTCTTTGCTTGTTGTTGAGGAGCACAAGATCGAAAGGAACAGATGTTTCCGGTCAGACAGCCTTGGCTTTGCAAAGCCCTAGGTGCATCTCTTTCTCTGATTCCTATACCAATACAGCCATTAACAGTCTGGATGTTTGTTATCTGCTTCCCCAGCACAGCTTACATTGGAGGAAGTGTATGAGAATGCTGTGAAGTCAGTGGTGGCTGGTTTTGTATTGACACTTTAACATTGTTTGATTGGATACACTGCACTTGGTTTCGCTGTTGATTTTCGCTGTAATTCTTCTATTGCTTTCATGCCTGTTGATGGAAGTTGATGGTGGCTGTTGTTGgatttttgggttagggttagggttagggttcgggTTAGAGTCTTTTTGTTTAACAGCTCCCCGAGCAGGGTGACTGAGAGATGTCTGGACTGTGTCCTAGATgtgctgtgtgttggtgtgtgccgCCAGTGCGTTGATGTATTATGCCCCCTCACCAGGTTGTTATGATTGCTGTATCCGATGCCTGGGGGCAGTGCCCTACCCCTCCCTGGTTGCCACTCTGCTCTGCTTCACCGGCATGGCACTGTTCTGTGGCTGCGGGCACGAGGCACTGGCCAACACCGAGGTGCTCGTCGAGACTTACTTCGCTCGTAACATACAAGACTATGTTATCCTGGCCTCGTTGTGAGTGACTCTTTAAAACTTTTCTGTTTTAAGTGCAATAACCTAATTTAATTGTTTGTATTTATAGATAGGTTGTGCAAATCAAGCAACAGAAATGTAAAGGCTCTtgcagaagtagtagtagtattggtaacCCTTCCTTAAGATAGGTTAAGAGAAAACACCTCTCAACAGCACCTTTTGTCACCATGGAATCTCTGACTTTTCCTTATTATGACCTGTCCTTGTCTCCCAGTATCAAGTACTTCCAGTACGTGATCTATGGCCTGGCCTCTTTCTTCTTCCTCTACTGCATCCTGCTGCTGGCCGAGGGATTCTACACCACCAGCGCCGTCAAGCAGACCTTCGGAGAGTTCCGGAGCACCAGATGTGGCCGCTGCCTTAGTCTGACggtgaggagggaggaaggggggagagggaaTGACATCACCTCCTTCTTAGGTTGCTAAAATAATATTGACACTATAGCCTACTCTAGCTTGTAATCTACCCACTGGTTGAGAAACAATCCATAAACAATTTATAGATAATTATCCATAAGTTAATTATCCATGAATCCCTGTTGTATTGCTTCAGAGATATTAGGCTCATGTTAGAGTATTTACCCTCTATAGTGTTGTATGGCTGCAGTAATGGAGCCTTATAGGACATGTTGTGTCACATCCTGTATCCCCCCTGGAGTTTGACCAATAACTTCCTGTGACCTGCTCTGCTTGCTGCTCCACAGTTCATCATTGTGACATACGTCCTGGCAGTGATCTGGCTGGCGGTGTTTGCCTTCACAGCCATACCCGTCTTCTTCTTCTTTAATATGGCACAGACCTGCCACACCATCAACATCCTGGCTGAGACGACACCCAGCATCAATCAGCACGGCTGGGTCTGCATGGATGCTCGGCAGTATGGTACGTTTAGCTTATGATTGAGCTTATGATTGTtagtcttttttatttattttttacatttaaaatgtacagtatttAATTTCACATTAATGAGACAAGCTTCTCGTTAGGTCTGCTGCCTTGGAATGCAATGCCAGGGAAAGCTTGTGGAATGACCTTGGCATCCATTTGCAAAACAAAAGAGGTGAGTTGCTGTTCGCGTAGTCTTAAAACTACTTTGAAAGAATTAGTGTGTTTCTGGGTTATGTAACCTTTCATAAACCCACAAAATACACAGCTAAATTATTATTCTGAATAGCAAATCAATGTACAATGCATGCGCTATTTAAGAAACCTTTTTTTTCTATTTGCAGTTCTTTGTCACCTATGACCTGTACATCGCTGCCTTTGTTGGTGCAGGGATTGCTCTCTTGGCTCTGGTGAGTAAGAATGTCCACCCAGACTGATGAGTCTATGGGGTTTGTCACCGTCTTTGTTTAGGTTCAGAGTATGACTTGATTTTGCAGCTCCAACTGGGTTAGTTTTAGACATACCACCAGAGAGGTATGGGGGTTCATTTTAAGGCTCTTTGGCAGAGAAAAATTAAATTCAGAGAAATAGAACAATCTTATCATACTGTCCATCAGTACAGTAAATATTTATTGATTTTCAACAATGATTAAGGTGACAAGACCAGCTAGGTCGTAATAGAAAAGCGAACCAATCCCTAGAGAACTGACTTAGAGTAttctataggcctactgtaggggCACCTAAGCGAGTGATAAATCTGTGCACAAACAAAGAGATCATCTTGTGATGCCCTATAGGCTACTGAATAATTGATATGTCGTCTGAATGCAGCTGCACTTTTGTGAaaacctttttttaaatgttttaaaaccCTTTTCTCTTTTGtcccgctctccttctctctctccatctatttctCTAATTAGTTTCTGTATGTGGTAGCTACCACCTATAACTATGCAGTGCTGCGGTTCCTGGGCAGAAAAGGGCTACGCTGTTAAAAACGGTGCCCTGTCACGTCTCCATCCGCCCATAGACTGGGCCTGAGGAGAGCCGTTACACATCACACTACTGAACATTCATCCATCCCCTCAGACACGCCTGCAGTCTGGATCCCCTACCTACTGCTGGCTGCTTCCCTGGAGGGCTCTGCTAACTGACACATGGTTCATCTTGACCATCTGATTTATCACTTCAACAACAGTCTAAGAGATGAATAGAACTCCTGGTCATCATAACTTCAAGCCCATCCCCCTGGTCATCATAACTTCGAGCCCCTCCCATCCCCCTGCTCACCAGTCTTATCCCCTCGGTTCTCAGTCCAGGAAGATGACTCTCTGATGTCTGTTGCTAATTCTTTTTTACATTGGATGTAGCGTCTCTGGTTTTGGTTTGCAATTATACTTTTTTTGCTTTTATAAAGTGTCCCTGACATGATTGTCAGATTGTGTTATGTGGACTCCATTCAGTCCTCTAAATCTGAGTGACTGAAAGAGATGACTGCTCTCCATGCTTATCAGAACTAAGAATTACACCCCAGTCCCCTCGCTTACTGATATCTATATAGATTGTGAACATGATCTAGCTGCTTTTGCTTTAGATTGTGTATGTAAATGAGCTGTCCGTTACTGTAACCAAAGCAAACAGCTGAATGTGCCAAAGTGCTGTACATTCAAGTGAAATGTGAGAGTCTCTCTTGTCTAAGTGTGTCAAAGGACTTATGGCATCTTTTTTGCACTCACTCTTGATGTATAAGTATCTATTGTTTGTCCTTTTAAATGATTACCGTGTGGAGGGTGAAAGGAAACCCAATTCTATGGAGGTGCTAAAGTTCTAAGATACCTAGTTTTCATTCTCCACATGTATTAATGCTCTCTGCTTTTAAACCATAGGGTTGCTGTGTTGATTTTGAATTGAGCAATTAAACTTAATCAAAGCCATTTTAAACCCAAGGTATTAAAATATTGTGCTTCATTTCATTGTCATTGTAAAACAAAACTTCCAGTGAGGTTGTCCATTTGGGTAATATAATGCACATCAATAAGAGGGGtaaaatgttattcatattttattcACAGTTCAAATATGTTGACATAAATGATGGAAACGGTCATAAACTTTTTACATATGTTTTTGTTATTACAGATATACAATGAGTattcaaaacattaggaacaccttcctaatatgaagttgccctcagaacagcctcatttcgttggcatggactacaaggtgtcaagcattccacagggatgatggcacaagttgactccaatgcttcccacagttgtgtcaagttgcctgGATTTCCTCTGGGTGGTGTACCATTCTTGAACacatgggaaactattgagcgtgaaaaactcaacagcattgcagttcttgacacactcaaaccggtgtgcctggcacttaCCATACCTtgctcaaaggcacttcaatctttgtcttgcccattcaccttctgaatggcacacataaacaatccatgtctcaagacttgtaaaattccttctttaacctgtctcctcccctttatctacactgattaacaaaaaaatacattcagTGTCAGCAAAGAAAACAAGAACTGACGATAACTTTGGAAATATAACGCATACAAAAAACCTTTAAACATAAAGTTAGCAAGTAATCTGTCAGAATGGTTGTTTTGGTGACCATGTTCCAGGGGTGACACTGTTGTGCCCTCTGTTCCAAGGTGATGAGAAGTCCTGGGGCCTACATGGTTTTAGTAAAGCAGCCATCACAGTGGATCACTCTCCAATGCAGAAACATGGCAGTCATCACGTCCCCCAAGGCCTTACTGCACACCCCAGTCATCACGTCCCCCAAGGCCTTACTGCACACCCCAGTCATCACGTCCCCCAAGGCCTTACTGCACACCCCAGTCATCACGTCCCCCAAGGCCTTACTGCACACCCCAGTCATCACGTCCCCCAAGGCCTTACTGCACACCCCAGTCATCACGTCCCCCAAGGCCTTACTGCACACCCCAGTCATCACGTCCCCCAAGGCCTTACTGCACACCCCAGTCATCACGTCCCCCAAGGCCTTACTGCACACCCCAGTCATCACGTCCCCCAAGGCCTTACTGCACACCCCAGTCATCACGTCCCCCAAGGCCTTACTGCACACCCCAGTCATCACGTCCCCCAAGGCCTTACTGCACACCCCAGTCATCACGTCCCCCAAGGCCTTACTTCACACCCCAGTCATGACGTCCCCCAAGGCCTTACTGCACACCCCAGTCATCACGTCCCCCAAGGCCTTACTGCTCACGTCCCCCAAGGCCTTACTGCACACCCCAGTCATCACGTCCCCCAAGGCCTTACTGCACACCCCGCACTGGAAAAAGGAAATGTTCCGCTCGAAAGAGAGAGCGAGTATATGTATGTATACacttaggctcccgagtggcacagcggtctaaggcactgcatctcagtgctagaggcgtcactacagaccctggtttgattccaggctatatcacaaccggccatgattagTAGTCCCATATGGCGGTACACAATTGGcagtgtcgttagggtttggccggggtaggccgtcattgtaaataagaatttgttcttaactgacttgcttagttaaataaaaattacaaatgtatgtatgtatcaaATAACTTAACCCAATGAGTCCCACTATCAAGCTGGCTTGATTTCAGACTCCtaaccccttttaaacattgtgtgtttgagctacagGCTTCTGAGTTGTACTATTGGATTCGTCTATGTCTTCTATTTCTTGGTCTTTGAGATTAATGGGAACCgtgctagagcggtgtttgtgagacaagggtgGATCCTAAAGGGATTTTACAAAAACTTCTGTAGAGTTGTTTGAGCTACGCACACGCACATGTAACATGTAttgctcacaagctacacaagagtagTTAAAAGGTAAAGGGTTCTTCTACATGGAAGATCAGAAGAAAttccaggacatagtgtctacaATACTGTAATTAGCTTACAtcgttgctgtcacaaactccacacagttgtcactgactacaTATAAATGCATTTTATCTTTGGCGGACCTTATTTTGTTGACATTCTTTAATAAAACTCATGAATAAAACTCTGTCAAATTGTTAAAGtgtaaatgtacagttgaagtcagacgtttacatacaccttagccaaatacatttaaactcagtttttcacaattcctgacatttaatcctagtaaaaattccccgtcttaggtcagttaggattacgactttattttaagaaagtgaaatgtcagaataatagagagaatgatttatttcagcttttatttctttcatcatattcccagtgggtcagaagtttacatacactcaattagtatttggtagcattgcctttaaattgtttaactttggtcaaacgttttgggtagacttccacaagcttgggtgaattttggcctcctccttgctcgcacacactttttcagttctgcccacaaaccttctatgggattgaggtcagggcttgtgatggccactccttgactttgttgtccttaagacattttgccacaactttggaattatgcttggggtcattgtccatttggaagacccattttcgaccaagctttaaaacctctaccgcttctccctcccggatccgggatcctcctcatcaaaaaagctgactagcatagcctagcctagcgccacagggatatcatacaatataatttcatgaaatcacaagtccaatacagcaaatgaaagataaacatcttgtgaatccagccatcatttccgatttttaaaatgttttacagcgaaaacacaatatatatttatattagctcaccacaatagccaaacacacaacgccatttattcacagccaacatagctttcacaaaacccacaaatagagataaaatgaatcactaacctttgaacaacttcatcagatgacagtcttataacatcatgttatacaatacatttatgttttgttcgaaaatgtgcatatttagaggtacaaatcgtggttttacattgtgaatacgtagccataatgcaccaaattgtccggagaaattttggacagtcacgtaatctaaccaaaaaactcatcataaactttactaaaaaatacatgttgtacagcaaatgaaagatacactggttcttaatgcaaccgctgtgttagatttaaaaaaataactttagtacaacgtacagcatgcaatattgtgagacagcgcccaacaattctccgccttgttggagccaacataaaccacaaaaatacgaaataacatcataaatattctcttacctttgatgatcttccatcagaatgtagtgcaaggaatcctagttccagaaaaaatcgttgttttgttttagaatgtccatttcttctgtcgaattagcaactttggctagccatgtggagggcacatgtccaagaactATTAGCGCATGGaatgaaaaattccaaaagtcccaacaaacgtcgaataaactggtcaaactcggttgaaaatccaactttgatgtttttctcatatgtatccaataaaatctgagccggagcatttcgttgtgtatacctaacgcatttcagaagacaatgtggggttccctggtgcgcagttgaatactgccaatagagcggacctgtcactccaaaagctctcattcggtctcacatccccattcaacattctactgcctgttgacatctagtggaaggcgtatgaagtgcatacagatccataaatataagccagttgaataggcaggccctgacacagagccccattttcagaattttcacttcctgtttggaagtttgctgccaaatgagttctgttttactcacagatataattcaaacagttttagaaacttcagagtgt
Coding sequences:
- the LOC139537321 gene encoding myelin proteolipid protein isoform X1, whose translation is MFPVRQPWLCKALGCYDCCIRCLGAVPYPSLVATLLCFTGMALFCGCGHEALANTEVLVETYFARNIQDYVILASFIKYFQYVIYGLASFFFLYCILLLAEGFYTTSAVKQTFGEFRSTRCGRCLSLTFIIVTYVLAVIWLAVFAFTAIPVFFFFNMAQTCHTINILAETTPSINQHGWVCMDARQYGLLPWNAMPGKACGMTLASICKTKEFFVTYDLYIAAFVGAGIALLALFLYVVATTYNYAVLRFLGRKGLRC
- the LOC139537321 gene encoding myelin proteolipid protein isoform X2, coding for MGCYDCCIRCLGAVPYPSLVATLLCFTGMALFCGCGHEALANTEVLVETYFARNIQDYVILASFIKYFQYVIYGLASFFFLYCILLLAEGFYTTSAVKQTFGEFRSTRCGRCLSLTFIIVTYVLAVIWLAVFAFTAIPVFFFFNMAQTCHTINILAETTPSINQHGWVCMDARQYGLLPWNAMPGKACGMTLASICKTKEFFVTYDLYIAAFVGAGIALLALFLYVVATTYNYAVLRFLGRKGLRC